A single Desulfovibrio piger DNA region contains:
- a CDS encoding methyltransferase domain-containing protein produces the protein MRRFYQESWQGIPFTSFSHISFFHLAEPKFYATFYEELFRRFKDWDDLPAVWRQNKRKDAQWLAARLREQAALRPEGSGPLRVLSIGSGVGYMEHCLVEEMPEDELELHVNEPSTVSMRWLRRHVPNERMYIGMPPACLPPDVFYDVIYLSAVDYSIPTRELQHLLGELRAQLVPGGQLICLSASLLQEDSFIGSFVNAIKIVIRGILHFLGIRRQQFWGWRRTRDEYRELLRKADFRHLEDGWLDDGFETYWIRGC, from the coding sequence GTGCGGCGTTTTTATCAGGAAAGCTGGCAGGGAATCCCGTTCACGTCATTCTCGCACATTTCTTTTTTCCATCTGGCGGAACCCAAGTTCTACGCCACCTTTTACGAGGAGCTGTTCCGGCGCTTCAAGGACTGGGACGACCTGCCCGCCGTCTGGCGGCAGAACAAGCGCAAGGATGCCCAGTGGCTGGCCGCCCGCCTGCGCGAACAGGCCGCCCTGCGCCCCGAGGGCTCAGGCCCGCTGCGCGTCCTCTCCATCGGCAGCGGCGTCGGCTACATGGAGCATTGTCTCGTGGAAGAGATGCCGGAAGACGAGCTGGAGCTGCACGTCAACGAACCCAGCACCGTGAGCATGCGCTGGCTGCGCCGTCATGTGCCCAACGAGCGCATGTACATCGGCATGCCCCCGGCCTGCCTGCCGCCGGACGTCTTTTACGATGTCATCTATCTTTCCGCGGTGGACTACAGCATCCCCACCCGCGAACTGCAGCACCTGCTGGGCGAATTGCGGGCGCAGCTCGTGCCCGGCGGCCAGCTCATCTGCCTTTCGGCCTCGCTGCTGCAGGAAGACAGCTTCATCGGCAGTTTCGTCAATGCCATCAAGATCGTCATCCGCGGCATCCTGCACTTCCTGGGCATCCGCCGTCAGCAGTTCTGGGGCTGGCGCCGCACCCGCGACGAGTACCGGGAGCTGCTGCGCAAGGCGGATTTCCGCCATCTGGAAGACGGCTGGCTGGACGACGGTTTCGAGACCTACTGGATACGCGGGTGCTGA
- a CDS encoding ASKHA domain-containing protein — protein sequence MKLCVHELPGMRAGQGDVPAAPPRCGRAAPGDDLARAVWLGGLAAPVPLCSGLGRCGRCRVRFHDLSVAPDPLPEEEEILGPSLLAEGWRLACRRQITDVMGPELHLDVPAPEKMTVTTTAASSLPAQAPLALAVDLGTTSLYWRLLAVPDAREAQAPDDFSLLCRPPLPVSVVAEGHDLNPQAGAGADIMSRLAVASSPEGRARLARLVRDHLAALLRQQTASLPGIPVERLVLAANTAMTDIFLDRDISGLCAAPYRRSHAGGCGLTVEGLPPLLIPPLPAPFVGGDISAGLLRLLAGGLPRPLLLADLGTNGELALVDARGRLWLASVPLGPALEGIGPQCGRMAGPGSITRFEVSPPGLACHSVDGPLAAGAHVQGISATGYLSLLALLLRLGCLDADGHFRTPASPLARRVAPPPQQTRTGLRLPLPFGQWLAAADVEELLKVKAAFSQALEALLRAAGLAAADVACLALAGALGEHCPPACLEELGFLPSGMGRRVRAVGNSSLDGAALLAAEPWRLPALARWCATATLVPVAEDPGFHADYLRHMRFGV from the coding sequence ATGAAACTTTGTGTCCATGAACTGCCCGGCATGCGTGCCGGGCAAGGTGACGTCCCCGCCGCGCCCCCGCGCTGCGGCCGGGCGGCCCCCGGCGACGATCTGGCCCGGGCCGTCTGGCTGGGCGGGCTGGCGGCGCCCGTGCCCCTTTGTTCCGGTCTGGGCCGTTGCGGCCGCTGCCGGGTCCGCTTCCATGACCTGTCCGTGGCGCCCGATCCCCTGCCGGAAGAAGAGGAGATCCTGGGCCCCTCCCTGCTGGCGGAGGGCTGGCGCCTGGCCTGCCGTCGTCAGATAACTGACGTCATGGGCCCGGAACTGCATCTTGACGTGCCCGCGCCAGAAAAAATGACGGTCACGACCACGGCCGCGTCCTCCCTCCCGGCGCAGGCGCCCCTGGCCCTGGCCGTGGATCTGGGCACCACGTCCCTGTACTGGCGCCTGCTCGCCGTCCCCGATGCCCGGGAAGCACAGGCCCCTGACGATTTTTCCCTGCTCTGCCGTCCGCCCCTGCCGGTGTCCGTGGTGGCCGAAGGGCACGACCTCAACCCGCAGGCCGGGGCAGGAGCGGACATCATGTCCCGCCTGGCCGTGGCCAGCTCGCCTGAAGGACGGGCCCGGCTCGCCCGGCTGGTGCGCGACCATCTGGCCGCCCTGCTGCGGCAGCAGACGGCCTCCCTGCCCGGCATCCCCGTGGAGCGTCTGGTGCTGGCGGCCAATACCGCCATGACCGACATCTTTCTGGACAGGGACATCAGCGGCCTGTGCGCCGCGCCCTACCGGCGCAGCCATGCGGGCGGCTGCGGCCTGACCGTGGAAGGGCTGCCGCCGCTGCTGATCCCGCCCCTGCCCGCGCCCTTCGTGGGCGGCGACATCAGCGCCGGGCTGCTCCGCCTGCTGGCCGGCGGCCTGCCGCGTCCGCTGCTGCTGGCCGACCTGGGCACCAACGGCGAGCTGGCCCTGGTGGATGCCCGGGGCCGTCTGTGGCTGGCCAGCGTCCCGCTGGGCCCGGCCCTGGAAGGCATCGGGCCCCAGTGCGGGCGCATGGCCGGGCCGGGGAGCATCACCCGCTTCGAGGTCTCGCCCCCGGGCCTGGCCTGCCACAGTGTGGACGGCCCCCTGGCCGCCGGGGCCCATGTGCAGGGCATCAGCGCCACGGGCTATCTTTCCCTGCTGGCCCTGCTGCTGCGTCTGGGCTGTCTGGACGCGGACGGGCATTTCCGCACGCCCGCCTCACCGCTGGCCCGGCGTGTGGCCCCGCCGCCGCAGCAGACGCGGACGGGGCTGCGTCTGCCCCTGCCGTTCGGGCAATGGCTGGCCGCCGCCGACGTGGAGGAACTGCTCAAGGTCAAGGCCGCCTTCTCACAGGCCCTGGAGGCCCTGCTGCGGGCGGCGGGACTGGCGGCGGCCGATGTGGCCTGTCTGGCCCTGGCCGGCGCCCTGGGCGAGCATTGTCCGCCCGCCTGTCTGGAAGAGCTGGGCTTTCTGCCCTCCGGCATGGGGCGGCGTGTACGGGCCGTGGGCAACAGTTCCCTGGACGGTGCCGCCCTGCTGGCCGCCGAACCCTGGCGCCTGCCCGCGCTGGCACGCTGGTGCGCCACGGCCACGCTCGTCCCTGTTGCTGAAGATCCCGGCTTCCATGCCGATTACCTGCGCCATATGCGCTTTGGAGTCTGA
- a CDS encoding metal-dependent hydrolase, with protein MKWITHQTAGVGAALALHLPLEGVVAACLGAILPDKLDQAIAKRSRNPQRTFNQIHRGTTHWFGWWVAILLLACSHLVPPHWQPALLGIGLGGISHVVLDMLTPSGIPLHPFSRKNKLSFKVCSTGSVGEYVFLGVMLVLLGFLLGPEMKELIRHVRQLGMPVLHF; from the coding sequence ATGAAATGGATCACCCACCAGACGGCGGGCGTCGGCGCCGCCCTGGCCCTGCACCTGCCGCTGGAAGGCGTGGTCGCCGCCTGCCTCGGCGCCATCCTGCCCGACAAGCTCGACCAGGCCATCGCCAAGCGCTCCCGCAACCCGCAGCGCACCTTCAACCAGATCCACCGCGGCACCACCCACTGGTTCGGCTGGTGGGTCGCCATCCTGCTGCTGGCGTGCAGCCATCTGGTGCCCCCGCACTGGCAGCCCGCCCTGCTGGGCATCGGCCTGGGCGGCATCAGCCATGTGGTGCTGGACATGCTGACCCCTTCGGGCATCCCCCTGCATCCCTTTTCCCGCAAGAACAAACTCTCGTTCAAGGTCTGCTCCACCGGCAGCGTGGGCGAATATGTCTTCCTGGGCGTGATGCTCGTCCTGCTGGGCTTTTTGCTGGGCCCGGAAATGAAGGAGCTCATCCGCCACGTCCGCCAGCTGGGCATGCCCGTGCTGCATTTTTAG
- a CDS encoding small ribosomal subunit Rsm22 family protein, translated as MSDTRQKNNGGDPAHRGPRPAGRTPERRSFHEESRSDHHCGRRPAAPRRQYSSFAGEQPARAPRRPEEFSGWSRAGQREVRTPRDGRLSPWRMDSELLPALPDVVRRELDALGQALRTVRPLRSAHYRDLPADIEALSRLLTCERSGLYRPYWSSPASTSAYLYYFLPWNVLRLARLFRSLPLPDPRLWLKKGRTPLLLDGGSGPLSVPLALWLARPEWRALPIQVLAVDNAVQPMELGRDVMAAWGDILGQPVWQVRVERGSLEHMPRLERKLAGTLERQERHLRPWLLTAANVLNELSAESRRMNREDDEDEDGPGGVRRLENLLDELEPLCWPAPLNEDETGTADEALLPAALFVEPGTRLGGKTISRLRDAALERDLIPLAPCTHRGPCPLAHAPAGRGWCHFTFDCEGAPHWLQELSSAAGLAKSALSLAPLLLRADPAAGEDLFDDRDGFDDADPDNARREAADMLHRPRPVRVLSSPFVVPGLRGQARYACCAAGLAVVPDAAALPPGASLTARAQADMERPGTPRRDRKSGALLLALPAAAGAGGTRRNFPDRREDSRMDQPSGGRSGHDGTFRDRRNGNDRPARRDDRRVAPERPARHQDRRPGRHEDGRSDRRDDPRAFPRNDRRPDGRRPGDRRQGDARGHGRGRGED; from the coding sequence ATGTCCGATACCCGACAGAAAAACAACGGGGGAGACCCGGCCCACCGCGGGCCGCGCCCCGCAGGCCGTACGCCGGAACGCCGCTCTTTCCATGAAGAATCCCGCAGCGACCATCACTGCGGGCGCCGTCCCGCAGCACCGCGCCGCCAGTACTCTTCCTTTGCCGGAGAACAGCCCGCGCGCGCGCCGCGACGCCCGGAGGAATTCTCCGGCTGGAGCCGTGCCGGGCAGCGGGAAGTCCGCACGCCCCGTGACGGCCGCCTTTCCCCGTGGCGGATGGACTCCGAGCTCCTGCCCGCCCTGCCCGACGTGGTCCGGCGGGAGCTGGACGCCCTGGGCCAGGCCCTGCGCACGGTGCGCCCGCTGCGCAGCGCCCATTACCGTGACCTGCCCGCGGACATCGAGGCGCTGTCGCGCCTGCTGACCTGCGAACGCTCCGGCCTCTACCGGCCCTACTGGAGCTCCCCGGCCAGCACCAGCGCCTATCTGTATTATTTCCTGCCCTGGAACGTGCTGCGCCTGGCGCGCCTGTTCCGCTCCCTGCCCCTGCCCGATCCCCGCCTCTGGCTGAAGAAAGGCCGGACGCCCCTGCTGCTGGACGGCGGCTCCGGCCCCCTGAGCGTGCCCCTGGCCCTGTGGCTGGCCCGCCCCGAATGGCGTGCCCTACCCATCCAGGTGCTGGCCGTGGACAATGCCGTGCAGCCCATGGAACTGGGCCGCGACGTCATGGCCGCCTGGGGCGACATCCTGGGCCAGCCCGTCTGGCAGGTGCGTGTGGAGCGGGGCTCGCTGGAGCACATGCCGCGTCTGGAACGCAAACTGGCCGGCACGCTGGAGCGGCAGGAACGCCACCTGCGCCCCTGGCTGCTCACGGCGGCCAACGTGCTCAACGAACTGAGCGCCGAGAGCCGCCGGATGAACCGCGAGGACGACGAGGACGAGGATGGCCCCGGCGGCGTGCGCCGTCTGGAAAACCTGCTGGACGAGCTGGAGCCCCTGTGCTGGCCCGCCCCGCTGAACGAGGACGAGACCGGCACTGCCGACGAGGCCCTGCTGCCCGCAGCCCTTTTCGTGGAGCCCGGCACCCGTCTGGGCGGCAAGACCATCAGCCGCCTGCGTGATGCCGCCCTGGAACGCGACCTGATACCGCTGGCCCCCTGCACGCACCGGGGCCCCTGCCCGCTGGCCCATGCCCCTGCCGGGCGCGGCTGGTGCCACTTCACCTTCGATTGCGAGGGCGCGCCGCACTGGCTGCAGGAGCTGTCCTCCGCCGCCGGACTGGCCAAGAGCGCCCTGAGCCTGGCCCCCCTGCTGCTGCGGGCCGACCCCGCCGCCGGGGAGGACCTGTTCGACGACAGGGACGGCTTCGATGACGCCGACCCGGACAACGCCCGCCGCGAAGCGGCGGACATGCTGCACCGGCCCCGGCCCGTGCGCGTGCTCTCCTCGCCCTTCGTGGTGCCCGGCCTGCGCGGTCAGGCCCGCTATGCCTGCTGTGCCGCCGGTCTGGCCGTGGTGCCCGATGCCGCCGCCCTGCCCCCGGGCGCCAGCCTCACGGCCCGGGCCCAGGCGGACATGGAACGGCCCGGCACGCCCCGCCGCGACCGCAAGAGCGGCGCCCTGCTGCTGGCCCTGCCCGCTGCTGCGGGCGCCGGAGGAACGCGCCGGAACTTCCCTGACCGGCGGGAAGACAGCCGCATGGACCAGCCCTCCGGCGGACGCTCCGGCCATGACGGCACCTTCCGCGACCGCCGCAACGGCAACGACCGCCCGGCCCGCCGTGACGACCGGCGCGTGGCCCCGGAAAGACCGGCCCGCCATCAGGACCGCCGTCCCGGACGCCATGAGGACGGCCGCTCTGACCGGCGCGACGATCCCCGCGCCTTCCCCCGGAACGACCGCAGGCCCGACGGCCGCCGCCCCGGAGACAGGCGCCAGGGCGATGCCCGCGGCCACGGCCGTGGCCGCGGGGAGGACTAG
- a CDS encoding vitamin B12-dependent ribonucleotide reductase — MPHDLPEPRLKPNTEVVLQKRYLHKKADGSTETPRDLFWRVSSAIAAEEAKYERSPFTVDDLARRFYDLMTSWRFLPNSPTLMNAASELGQLSACFVLPVGDSIEEIFDAVKFAAMIHKSGGGTGFSFSRLRPKASRVGSTGGVASGPVSFLRIFNTATEQIKQGGTRRGANMGILRVDHPDIVEFIRAKEKEGEFNNFNLSVGLTEAFMQAVERDGNYDLTDPHTGQVTGSLRAREIFDLLVCRAWQTGDPGIVFLDRINRDNPTPAQGEIESTNPCGEQPLLPYEACNLGSVNLACFFVPGHEHDEDPAAAGIDWDGLKQVVHLAVRFLDNVIDASRFPLERIDETVRRNRKIGLGVMGFADLLFQLGIPYDSEAGIALAERIMGFINAEGHAASARLAEERGPFPAYAESVFPQRGEGPYRNATVTTIAPTGTLSIIGGCSSGVEPLFALCFTRNILDGERLVEVNPYFEAALKEAGLGTPELMEQVVEKGSIQSLDALPAAMRKVFVTAMDIDPVWHLRMQAAFQRHTDNAVSKTVNLPHSATEQDIHDIYWLAYKEGCKGVTVYRDGCKSLQVLATGEGQKKMDGEAPAPAEKPRLGVVRKRPDVVQGFTQKIQTGLGAMYLTVNEIDGKPFEVFATIGKSGRSITAKAEAIGRLVSLALRSGVEVRDIVAQIKGIGGEHPVFRGKGLLLSIPDAIAWVLERRYLKDEHLGSGVADIEEHRCPECDEPLVFQEGCLICPACGFSRCG, encoded by the coding sequence ATGCCTCACGATCTGCCCGAGCCGCGGCTCAAGCCCAATACGGAAGTGGTGCTGCAGAAACGCTATCTGCACAAAAAAGCAGACGGCAGCACCGAGACGCCCCGTGACCTGTTCTGGCGTGTGTCCAGCGCCATCGCCGCTGAAGAAGCCAAGTACGAACGCTCCCCCTTCACCGTCGACGACCTGGCCCGCCGGTTCTATGACCTGATGACCAGCTGGCGCTTCCTGCCCAACTCCCCCACCCTGATGAACGCCGCCAGTGAGCTGGGCCAGCTCTCCGCCTGCTTCGTCCTGCCGGTGGGCGACTCCATCGAAGAGATCTTCGATGCCGTCAAGTTCGCCGCCATGATCCACAAGTCCGGCGGCGGCACGGGCTTTTCCTTCTCCCGCCTGCGCCCCAAGGCCAGCCGTGTGGGTTCCACCGGCGGCGTGGCTTCCGGCCCGGTCTCCTTCCTGCGCATCTTCAACACCGCCACGGAGCAGATCAAGCAGGGCGGTACCCGGCGCGGTGCCAACATGGGCATCCTGCGCGTGGACCATCCCGACATCGTGGAGTTCATCCGGGCCAAGGAAAAGGAAGGGGAATTCAACAATTTCAATCTTTCCGTGGGCCTGACCGAGGCCTTCATGCAGGCCGTGGAGCGCGACGGGAACTACGACCTGACCGATCCCCATACCGGCCAGGTCACCGGGAGCCTGCGCGCCCGCGAGATCTTCGACCTGCTGGTCTGCCGCGCCTGGCAGACGGGCGACCCCGGCATCGTCTTCCTGGACCGCATCAACCGCGACAACCCCACGCCCGCCCAGGGCGAGATCGAATCCACCAACCCCTGCGGCGAACAGCCCCTGCTGCCCTACGAGGCCTGCAACCTGGGCTCCGTCAATCTGGCCTGCTTCTTCGTGCCCGGCCACGAGCATGACGAGGATCCCGCCGCGGCCGGTATCGACTGGGACGGCCTGAAGCAGGTGGTGCACCTGGCCGTGCGCTTCCTGGACAACGTCATCGACGCCTCGCGCTTCCCGCTGGAGCGCATCGACGAGACCGTGCGCCGCAACCGCAAGATCGGCCTGGGCGTCATGGGCTTTGCCGACCTCCTCTTCCAGCTGGGCATCCCCTATGATTCCGAGGCGGGCATCGCCCTGGCCGAACGCATCATGGGCTTCATCAATGCCGAAGGCCACGCCGCCTCGGCCCGTCTGGCCGAAGAGCGCGGGCCCTTCCCGGCCTATGCGGAATCCGTCTTCCCCCAGCGCGGCGAAGGCCCCTACCGCAATGCCACGGTCACCACCATCGCGCCCACGGGCACCCTGTCCATCATCGGCGGCTGCTCCTCGGGCGTGGAGCCCCTGTTTGCCCTCTGCTTCACCCGCAACATCCTGGACGGCGAGCGCCTGGTGGAAGTGAACCCCTATTTCGAGGCCGCCCTCAAGGAAGCCGGCCTGGGCACGCCCGAACTCATGGAACAGGTGGTGGAAAAAGGCTCCATCCAGTCCCTGGATGCCCTGCCCGCCGCCATGCGCAAGGTCTTCGTCACGGCCATGGACATCGACCCCGTCTGGCACCTGCGCATGCAGGCCGCCTTCCAGCGCCATACCGACAACGCCGTGTCCAAGACCGTGAACCTGCCCCACAGCGCCACCGAACAGGACATCCACGACATCTACTGGCTGGCCTACAAGGAAGGCTGCAAGGGCGTCACCGTGTACCGCGACGGCTGCAAGAGCCTGCAGGTGCTGGCCACCGGCGAAGGCCAGAAGAAGATGGACGGCGAAGCCCCCGCGCCCGCGGAAAAGCCCCGCCTGGGCGTGGTGCGCAAGCGCCCCGACGTGGTGCAGGGCTTCACCCAGAAGATCCAGACCGGTCTGGGCGCCATGTACCTGACCGTCAACGAGATCGACGGCAAACCCTTCGAGGTTTTCGCCACCATCGGCAAGTCCGGCCGCTCCATCACGGCCAAGGCCGAAGCCATCGGCCGCCTGGTGTCCCTGGCCCTGCGCTCCGGCGTGGAAGTGCGCGACATCGTGGCCCAGATCAAGGGCATCGGCGGCGAACATCCCGTGTTCCGCGGCAAGGGCCTGCTGCTCTCCATCCCGGACGCCATCGCCTGGGTGCTGGAACGCCGCTACCTCAAGGACGAACATCTGGGTTCCGGTGTGGCCGATATCGAGGAACACCGCTGCCCCGAATGTGACGAGCCCCTGGTCTTCCAGGAAGGCTGCCTGATCTGCCCCGCCTGCGGTTTTTCCCGCTGCGGCTAG
- a CDS encoding IMP cyclohydrolase, protein MDMLPIRRAILSVTDKTGLVEFATFLSQNGVELVSTGGTMKALQAAGLPVTAVSDVTGFPEILGGRVKTLHPKIHGGILANKDLPEHMATLEEKGIKPFDLVCVNLYDFAGAVERKLSLEQAVEEIDIGGPCMIRAAAKNFHSILVLPGTKWYATAMQEMKEHGMKVSLDFRQAMASRAFEATSRYDALITSYLRPGA, encoded by the coding sequence ATGGATATGCTTCCTATCCGTCGCGCCATCCTGAGCGTGACGGACAAAACCGGTCTGGTGGAGTTTGCCACCTTCCTGTCGCAAAACGGCGTGGAGCTGGTCTCCACCGGCGGGACCATGAAGGCCCTGCAGGCAGCCGGTCTGCCCGTGACGGCCGTCAGTGACGTCACCGGCTTCCCCGAGATCCTGGGCGGCCGCGTGAAGACGCTGCATCCCAAGATCCACGGGGGCATCCTTGCCAACAAGGACCTTCCCGAGCACATGGCCACGCTGGAAGAAAAGGGGATCAAGCCCTTTGACCTGGTCTGCGTGAACCTGTACGACTTTGCCGGTGCCGTGGAGCGCAAGCTCTCACTGGAACAGGCCGTGGAGGAGATCGACATCGGCGGTCCCTGCATGATCCGCGCCGCTGCCAAGAACTTCCACAGCATCCTGGTGCTGCCCGGCACCAAATGGTATGCCACCGCCATGCAGGAGATGAAGGAACACGGCATGAAGGTCAGCCTGGACTTCCGCCAGGCCATGGCCTCGCGCGCGTTCGAAGCCACCTCGCGCTACGACGCCCTCATCACCTCCTACCTGCGTCCGGGGGCCTAG
- a CDS encoding aspartate/glutamate racemase family protein, protein MKTIGLLGGMSWESTLTYYQIINMVTAQTLGGLHSARCLLYSVDFDEIERCQQAGDWDKSARILAEAAQALERGGADFLVICTNTMHKVAPQIAAAVGIPLMHIADVTARQLHMAGVQRVGLLGTRYTMEEDFYTGRLEANGLQVLVPEAEARAEINRVIFEELCRGEVRDSSREAFLRAIRDLAARGAQGVILGCTEIGMLVQQEDIAVPLFDTTLIHARTAALVAINGTPVDTEPVKVKK, encoded by the coding sequence ATGAAAACCATCGGTCTTCTGGGCGGCATGAGCTGGGAAAGCACGCTGACCTATTATCAGATCATCAACATGGTGACGGCCCAGACCCTGGGCGGTCTGCATTCGGCCCGCTGCCTGCTCTACAGCGTGGACTTCGACGAGATTGAACGCTGCCAGCAGGCCGGGGACTGGGACAAAAGCGCCCGCATCCTGGCCGAGGCCGCGCAGGCCCTGGAGCGGGGCGGGGCGGACTTCCTGGTCATCTGCACCAACACCATGCACAAGGTGGCCCCGCAGATCGCCGCCGCCGTGGGCATCCCGCTGATGCACATCGCCGACGTGACGGCCCGGCAGCTGCACATGGCGGGCGTGCAGCGCGTGGGCCTGCTGGGCACCCGCTACACCATGGAAGAGGATTTCTACACCGGCCGTCTGGAAGCCAACGGCCTGCAGGTGCTGGTGCCCGAAGCGGAAGCCCGGGCCGAGATCAACCGCGTCATCTTCGAGGAGCTCTGCCGGGGCGAGGTCAGGGACAGCTCACGCGAGGCCTTTTTGCGGGCCATCCGGGATCTGGCCGCCCGGGGCGCCCAGGGCGTGATCCTGGGCTGCACCGAGATCGGCATGCTGGTGCAGCAGGAGGACATCGCCGTGCCCCTGTTCGATACCACGCTCATCCACGCCCGCACGGCCGCGCTGGTGGCCATCAACGGGACGCCGGTGGATACCGAGCCGGTGAAGGTGAAGAAGTAG
- a CDS encoding exodeoxyribonuclease III — MSIRLVSWNVNGLRAVSAKPEWRWFAENTCDVIGLQETKAMPEQLRPEVASPAGWEAHWASSVVKKGYSGVAVFSRIKPLAVHCELPQPEWQGEGRILHLEFEKFHFFNGYFPNGGAEELDENGKPIPGRFKRVPYKMGFFDAFTAYAEECRKSKPVVVCGDFNIAHRAIDLARPRQNEKNTGFLPEERAFLDRFTALGYVDTFRHVHGDVEGRYSWWSYKMRAREKNVGWRIDYFFVSEELKPYIRDAWIEDDVYGSDHCPVGLELDI; from the coding sequence ATGTCCATCAGACTCGTATCCTGGAACGTCAACGGCCTGCGTGCCGTGTCCGCCAAGCCCGAATGGCGCTGGTTCGCCGAGAACACCTGCGATGTCATCGGCCTGCAGGAGACCAAGGCCATGCCCGAACAGCTCCGGCCCGAGGTGGCCAGCCCCGCAGGCTGGGAAGCGCACTGGGCGTCCAGCGTGGTGAAGAAAGGCTATTCCGGCGTGGCCGTGTTCAGCCGCATCAAACCGCTGGCCGTACACTGCGAGCTGCCCCAGCCGGAATGGCAGGGCGAAGGGCGCATCCTGCATCTGGAATTTGAAAAATTCCACTTCTTCAACGGCTATTTCCCCAACGGCGGCGCCGAGGAACTGGACGAGAACGGCAAGCCCATCCCCGGCCGCTTCAAGCGCGTGCCCTACAAGATGGGCTTTTTCGACGCCTTCACGGCCTATGCGGAAGAATGCCGCAAAAGCAAACCCGTCGTGGTCTGCGGGGACTTCAACATCGCCCACAGGGCCATCGACCTGGCGCGGCCCAGGCAGAACGAGAAGAACACCGGCTTCTTGCCCGAAGAGCGCGCCTTCCTGGACCGCTTCACGGCCCTGGGCTATGTGGATACCTTCCGCCACGTGCACGGCGACGTGGAAGGCCGCTATTCCTGGTGGTCGTACAAGATGCGCGCCCGCGAGAAGAACGTGGGCTGGCGCATCGACTATTTCTTTGTTTCGGAAGAGCTGAAACCGTACATCCGCGACGCCTGGATCGAGGACGACGTCTACGGCTCGGACCACTGCCCCGTGGGCCTGGAGCTGGACATCTAG
- a CDS encoding phosphoglycerate kinase yields MPIRLLQDMECSGKTVVIRQDLNVPMKDGRITNDKRIRAALPGIRMALDKGAGVILLSHLGRPTEGVVEEKFSLAPVAAHLSGLLGRPVKLAADLDAAKAAPGEVVLLENIRFFKGEKKNDPALAARLAALGDIYVMDAFGAAHRAHASTEGAVRAARVACAGPLMAAELAAFARVLDAPARPLMAIIGGSKVSTKLGLLDNLLGKVDTLIVGGGIANTFLAAAGYGVGTSLYEPELVDDAKKVMAKARELGKALPLPVDVVTARELAPGQTATVRDVDKVPADEMILDVGPKTVELYAGLLQKAATVVWNGPVGAFETDPFGAGTRALAEALAASPAFVVVGGGDSVAAVESYGLADKMGYISTGGGASLELLEGKVLPSVAALQDRGA; encoded by the coding sequence ATGCCCATCAGACTGTTGCAGGACATGGAGTGCAGCGGCAAGACCGTTGTCATCCGCCAGGATCTCAACGTGCCCATGAAGGACGGCCGCATCACCAATGACAAGCGCATCCGTGCGGCCCTGCCCGGCATCCGCATGGCGCTGGACAAGGGCGCGGGCGTGATCCTGCTTTCGCATCTGGGCCGTCCCACCGAGGGCGTGGTGGAGGAAAAATTCTCCCTGGCGCCGGTGGCCGCCCACCTTTCCGGCCTGCTGGGCCGCCCCGTGAAGCTGGCTGCCGACCTGGACGCCGCCAAGGCCGCGCCCGGTGAGGTGGTGCTGCTGGAGAACATCCGCTTCTTCAAGGGCGAAAAGAAGAACGACCCCGCCCTGGCCGCCAGGCTGGCCGCTCTGGGCGACATCTATGTCATGGACGCCTTCGGGGCCGCCCATCGCGCCCACGCCTCCACCGAAGGGGCCGTGCGCGCCGCCAGGGTGGCCTGCGCCGGGCCGCTCATGGCCGCCGAACTGGCCGCCTTCGCCAGGGTGCTGGACGCTCCCGCCCGTCCGCTGATGGCCATCATCGGCGGTTCCAAGGTCTCCACCAAGCTGGGCCTGCTGGACAACCTGCTGGGCAAGGTGGACACCCTCATCGTGGGCGGCGGCATCGCCAACACCTTCCTGGCCGCTGCCGGTTACGGCGTGGGCACGTCCCTGTACGAGCCCGAGCTGGTGGACGATGCCAAAAAGGTCATGGCCAAGGCCAGGGAACTGGGCAAGGCCCTGCCCCTGCCCGTGGACGTGGTCACGGCCAGGGAACTGGCCCCCGGCCAGACCGCCACGGTCCGCGACGTGGACAAGGTGCCCGCTGATGAGATGATCCTGGATGTGGGCCCCAAGACCGTGGAACTGTACGCCGGTCTGCTGCAGAAGGCGGCCACCGTGGTCTGGAACGGCCCTGTGGGCGCCTTCGAGACCGATCCCTTCGGCGCCGGCACCAGGGCTCTGGCCGAGGCCCTGGCGGCCTCCCCCGCCTTCGTGGTGGTGGGCGGCGGCGACTCCGTGGCCGCTGTGGAAAGCTACGGTCTGGCCGACAAGATGGGCTACATCTCCACCGGCGGCGGCGCCTCCCTGGAGCTGCTGGAAGGCAAAGTGCTGCCCTCCGTGGCCGCCCTGCAGGATCGCGGCGCGTAA